In Elaeis guineensis isolate ETL-2024a chromosome 1, EG11, whole genome shotgun sequence, a genomic segment contains:
- the LOC105038923 gene encoding uncharacterized protein has product MASFLSRRLTHKLLPRDPKNPNLNSFTAVLQPNSHLRTLCNGLTPLPLDSPKSNPSFLKSYPISPRNLQSQSLFRQSPTIPNLGPYSSLSSINPRIYVLKSHSNLFKIVTLDPPGGPNRKTPARNFSSSSPENSSDAGDTSRSTGFQHQEITGPTVERDVSALANETRQLLDSLSKSIYHLSTTLAVLGIGHLGLGAWIAYAVRPPDEVLIQGLMAFAFPFSLAFLMRRSLKPITFFRKMEEQGRLQILTLTLQVSKSVNLLFLRTRVVSVCCILGISAGSLVTLWLR; this is encoded by the coding sequence ATGGCCTCCTTTCTCTCTCGCAGATTAACCCATAAGCTCCTCCCCCGAGATCCTAAAAACCCTAACCTCAACTCCTTTACCGCCGTTCTCCAGCCCAACTCTCATCTCAGAACTCTCTGCAATGGTCTCACTCCCCTCCCCTTGGATTCTCCCAAATCTAATCCAAGCTTCCTCAAATCCTACCCGATTTCCCCCAGAAATCTCCAATCCCAATCCCTTTTCCGGCAAAGCCCCACAATCCCCAATCTTGGGCCCTACTCCTCACTCAGTTCCATAAACCCTCGCATTTATGTGCTCAAATCCCACTCAAACCTTTTCAAAATCGTAACTTTGGATCCACCCGGGGGTCCCAATCGCAAAACCCCCGCCAGGAACTTCTCCTCGAGCTCGCCGGAGAACTCCTCCGATGCCGGAGACACTTCCCGATCTACTGGATTCCAGCATCAGGAGATCACCGGTCCCACGGTGGAGCGCGACGTCTCCGCCCTCGCCAACGAGACCCGTCAGCTGCTCGACTCCCTGAGTAAGTCCATCTACCACCTCAGTACCACCCTCGCCGTCCTCGGCATCGGCCACCTGGGCCTCGGGGCTTGGATCGCCTACGCCGTGCGGCCCCCCGACGAGGTCTTGATCCAGGGTCTCATGGCCTTCGCCTTCCCCTTCTCGCTGGCTTTTCTCATGCGCCGGAGCCTTAAGCCAATCACTTTCTTCCGGAAGATGGAGGAGCAAGGCCGGCTTCAGATCCTCACCCTCACTCTCCAGGTATCGAAGAGCGTGAACCTCTTGTTCTTGAGGACTCGCGTCGTCTCGGTCTGTTGCATTCTAGGCATTTCAGCTGGGTCTTTGGTCACTCTCTGGTTACGGTGA
- the LOC105038922 gene encoding serine/threonine-protein kinase Nek6 isoform X1, with protein MGRRAGGSKEEEDESKMEAGGDEWYDVVEQIGRGSFGAAFLVLHKTERKKYVLKRIRLAKQTEKFQRTAHQEMALMASLSNPYIVDYRDGWVDKGSSVCIVTGYCEGGDMAERIKKARGVLFSEERVCKWLTQLLLAVDYLHSNRVLHRDLKCSNIFLTKDDDIRLGDFGLAKLLNSEDLASSVQNTKSLALSSVVGTPNYMCPEILADIPYGYKSDIWSLGCCMFEIAAHRPAFRAPDMAGLINKINRSSISPMPTLYSSSLKRLIKCMLRKHPEHRPTAAELLRDPYLQPYLAESCNPSPIYLPIKSNNNSSPEKRARSQGNSQPQAGTTSSCSAVGDDASRQSGPVAKPIRRNKGSSSSKTINDAADLCSAGNLNNIEIKRIDPSSSKIRMSTDADERGQDNGNLIVKSTEEQERFKGNQLTSEKTGCLPTEKQQTDQTDGTLISTLKVEVTAMDSQGVKADDIYVQCETSVRSGEEAGPARPASVPLLQRTKTDMEETGGVAEVTSSASTLTLQNGDSIQAEWDNLNIIQQRANALESLLELCAQLLKQERLEELAGVLRPFGEEVVSSRETAIWLTKSLISAPKLGGPKI; from the exons ATGGGTCGGAGAGCCGGTGgatcgaaggaggaggaggacgagTCCAAGATGGAAGCTGGAGGCGATGAGTGGTACGACGTGGTGGAGCAAATCGGGAGGGGTTCCTTCGGTGCCGCCTTTCTCGTCCTCCACAAGACCGAGCGCAAGAA GTATGTGCTAAAGAGGATACGATTGGCGAAGCAGACGGAGAAGTTCCAACGTACTGCTCATCAGGAG ATGGCTCTCATGGCAAGTCTGAGTAATCCGTACATCGTCGATTACAGAGACGGCTGGGTGGACAAG GGAAGTTCTGTTTGTATTGTCACTGGTTATTGTGAAGGGGGTGATAT GGCTGAGAGGATAAAAAAGGCCAGAGGAGTGTTGTTCTCAGAGGAG AGAGTATGCAAGTGGCTGACCCAATTGCTTTTGGCCGTCGATTACCTGCATTCCAACCGTGTTCTCCATAGGGATCTTAAG TGTTCTAACATATTCCTAACAAAGGATGATGACATACGGCTAG GTGATTTTGGACTCGCAAAATTGCTCAATTCGGAAGATCTTGCTTCTTCGGTACAGAATACTAAATCACTTGCTTTAAGTTCA GTTGTAGGCACTCCCAACTACATGTGCCCAGAGATACTAGCAGACATACCCTATGGCTACAAATCAGATATTTGGTCACTTG GTTGCTGTATGTTTGAGATTGCAGCACATCGCCCAGCATTCCGAGCCCCA GACATGGCAGGATTGATCAATAAAATAAACAGATCCTCCATATCACCGATGCCCACTCTGTACTCTTCTTCACT GAAGCGATTGATCAAATGCATGCTGAGGAAACACCCAGAACATAGACCTACT GCTGCAGAGCTATTAAGGGACCCCTATTTGCAGCCATATCTTGCTGAATCCTGTAATCCTTCTCCCATTTACCTTCCAATAAAGAGTAACAACAACAGTTCACCAGAGAAACGAGCAAGAAGCCAAGGTAACAGTCAACCACAAGCTGGCACCACCAGTAGTTGCAGTGCGGTGGGAGATGATGCATCAAGACAGTCAGGACCTGTAGCTAAACCAATAAGAAGGAATAAAGGAAGCTCATCAAGCAAGACCATTAATGACGCGGCAGATCTCTGCTCTGCTGGTAACCTAAATAACATTGAGATTAAGAGAATTGATCCTAGCAGTTCTAAGATACGGATGAGTACTGATGCTGACGAAAGAGGACAGGATAATGGCAACCTAATCGTTAAGAGTACAGAAGAACAAGAGAGATTTAAAGGCAATCAACTAACCAGTGAAAAGACCGGGTGCTTGCCTACAGAGAAGCAACAAACAGACCAAACTGATGGAACTCTAATAAGCACCTTGAAGGTGGAAGTTACTGCTATGGACTCACAAGGAGTGAAGGCAGATGACATATATGTACAATGTGAGACATCAGTAAGAAGTGGAGAGGAAGCAGGCCCAGCAAGACCAGCTAGTGTCCCTCTCTTGCAAAGAACAAAAACAGACATGGAAGAGACAGGTGGGGTTGCAGAAGTGACCTCATCAGCAAGCACACTTACCCTTCAAAATGGTGATAGCATACAAGCAGAGTGGGACAACTTGAACATTATCCAGCAAAGAGCTAATGCTTTGGAGTCCCTCCTTGAACTATGTGCACAGCTGCTAAAGCAGGAGAGGCTTGAGGAACTTGCTGGCGTACTAAGACCATTTGGAGAGGAAGTTGTATCATCTAGAGAAACAGCAATCTGGTTGACAAAAAGTCTCATCTCTGCACCCAAATTGGGAGGGCCCAAAATCTAA
- the LOC105038922 gene encoding serine/threonine-protein kinase Nek6 isoform X2 — MGRRAGGSKEEEDESKMEAGGDEWYDVVEQIGRGSFGAAFLVLHKTERKKYVLKRIRLAKQTEKFQRTAHQEMALMASLSNPYIVDYRDGWVDKGSSVCIVTGYCEGGDMAERIKKARGVLFSEERVCKWLTQLLLAVDYLHSNRVLHRDLKCSNIFLTKDDDIRLGDFGLAKLLNSEDLASSVVGTPNYMCPEILADIPYGYKSDIWSLGCCMFEIAAHRPAFRAPDMAGLINKINRSSISPMPTLYSSSLKRLIKCMLRKHPEHRPTAAELLRDPYLQPYLAESCNPSPIYLPIKSNNNSSPEKRARSQGNSQPQAGTTSSCSAVGDDASRQSGPVAKPIRRNKGSSSSKTINDAADLCSAGNLNNIEIKRIDPSSSKIRMSTDADERGQDNGNLIVKSTEEQERFKGNQLTSEKTGCLPTEKQQTDQTDGTLISTLKVEVTAMDSQGVKADDIYVQCETSVRSGEEAGPARPASVPLLQRTKTDMEETGGVAEVTSSASTLTLQNGDSIQAEWDNLNIIQQRANALESLLELCAQLLKQERLEELAGVLRPFGEEVVSSRETAIWLTKSLISAPKLGGPKI, encoded by the exons ATGGGTCGGAGAGCCGGTGgatcgaaggaggaggaggacgagTCCAAGATGGAAGCTGGAGGCGATGAGTGGTACGACGTGGTGGAGCAAATCGGGAGGGGTTCCTTCGGTGCCGCCTTTCTCGTCCTCCACAAGACCGAGCGCAAGAA GTATGTGCTAAAGAGGATACGATTGGCGAAGCAGACGGAGAAGTTCCAACGTACTGCTCATCAGGAG ATGGCTCTCATGGCAAGTCTGAGTAATCCGTACATCGTCGATTACAGAGACGGCTGGGTGGACAAG GGAAGTTCTGTTTGTATTGTCACTGGTTATTGTGAAGGGGGTGATAT GGCTGAGAGGATAAAAAAGGCCAGAGGAGTGTTGTTCTCAGAGGAG AGAGTATGCAAGTGGCTGACCCAATTGCTTTTGGCCGTCGATTACCTGCATTCCAACCGTGTTCTCCATAGGGATCTTAAG TGTTCTAACATATTCCTAACAAAGGATGATGACATACGGCTAG GTGATTTTGGACTCGCAAAATTGCTCAATTCGGAAGATCTTGCTTCTTCG GTTGTAGGCACTCCCAACTACATGTGCCCAGAGATACTAGCAGACATACCCTATGGCTACAAATCAGATATTTGGTCACTTG GTTGCTGTATGTTTGAGATTGCAGCACATCGCCCAGCATTCCGAGCCCCA GACATGGCAGGATTGATCAATAAAATAAACAGATCCTCCATATCACCGATGCCCACTCTGTACTCTTCTTCACT GAAGCGATTGATCAAATGCATGCTGAGGAAACACCCAGAACATAGACCTACT GCTGCAGAGCTATTAAGGGACCCCTATTTGCAGCCATATCTTGCTGAATCCTGTAATCCTTCTCCCATTTACCTTCCAATAAAGAGTAACAACAACAGTTCACCAGAGAAACGAGCAAGAAGCCAAGGTAACAGTCAACCACAAGCTGGCACCACCAGTAGTTGCAGTGCGGTGGGAGATGATGCATCAAGACAGTCAGGACCTGTAGCTAAACCAATAAGAAGGAATAAAGGAAGCTCATCAAGCAAGACCATTAATGACGCGGCAGATCTCTGCTCTGCTGGTAACCTAAATAACATTGAGATTAAGAGAATTGATCCTAGCAGTTCTAAGATACGGATGAGTACTGATGCTGACGAAAGAGGACAGGATAATGGCAACCTAATCGTTAAGAGTACAGAAGAACAAGAGAGATTTAAAGGCAATCAACTAACCAGTGAAAAGACCGGGTGCTTGCCTACAGAGAAGCAACAAACAGACCAAACTGATGGAACTCTAATAAGCACCTTGAAGGTGGAAGTTACTGCTATGGACTCACAAGGAGTGAAGGCAGATGACATATATGTACAATGTGAGACATCAGTAAGAAGTGGAGAGGAAGCAGGCCCAGCAAGACCAGCTAGTGTCCCTCTCTTGCAAAGAACAAAAACAGACATGGAAGAGACAGGTGGGGTTGCAGAAGTGACCTCATCAGCAAGCACACTTACCCTTCAAAATGGTGATAGCATACAAGCAGAGTGGGACAACTTGAACATTATCCAGCAAAGAGCTAATGCTTTGGAGTCCCTCCTTGAACTATGTGCACAGCTGCTAAAGCAGGAGAGGCTTGAGGAACTTGCTGGCGTACTAAGACCATTTGGAGAGGAAGTTGTATCATCTAGAGAAACAGCAATCTGGTTGACAAAAAGTCTCATCTCTGCACCCAAATTGGGAGGGCCCAAAATCTAA